One stretch of Thermodesulfovibrionales bacterium DNA includes these proteins:
- a CDS encoding ABC transporter permease, translating to MTARLNIGSFAIKNLKRKIIRTILLLLAVSVVTGTLFTATLFILSMQNALKIGTYRLGADVLVVPEKYASEARSALLAGEPTSFYMERDVLEKVRKVEGVKNASPQLFVKPTSFTCCYNVDVFLIAFDPTTDFTVTPWLEKNLKKTLVGNEIITGREVPVLTGDSIPFFGTLFKVVGTMEPTGMKFFDRSVFMTMDAAYAMAEASVKKSQQPINIERDKISAVLVQVQDGFSPERAAIRIEHDVPGVKAIASDEVISTVRKQLGGLLKGILLISAVLWVLALLMMAFAFSMIVNERQREFGLLRAMGAKKKHVFLLIITEAVTVSVAGGVIGLLTGSAILLTFKNLILHSLKLPYLLPPPAVLGELVFAAILFSLVTGLLASLLPASSASRMEPYEAIRKGE from the coding sequence ATGACAGCGAGATTAAACATCGGGTCCTTTGCGATAAAGAATCTGAAGAGAAAGATCATAAGAACCATTTTACTTCTCCTCGCCGTTTCGGTTGTTACCGGTACCCTGTTTACCGCGACCCTCTTCATCCTCAGCATGCAGAACGCCCTGAAGATAGGCACATACCGTCTCGGGGCCGATGTGCTCGTCGTCCCTGAGAAATACGCGTCCGAGGCCCGTTCGGCTTTACTGGCCGGTGAGCCGACAAGCTTCTACATGGAACGTGACGTCCTTGAAAAAGTCAGGAAAGTCGAAGGCGTCAAGAATGCCTCTCCCCAGCTCTTCGTAAAGCCGACATCCTTTACCTGCTGTTACAATGTCGACGTCTTCCTGATAGCCTTTGATCCGACGACGGACTTCACGGTGACTCCATGGCTTGAGAAGAACCTGAAGAAGACTCTCGTCGGCAACGAAATCATTACCGGAAGGGAAGTTCCGGTTCTTACGGGGGACAGTATCCCCTTTTTCGGAACGCTCTTTAAGGTTGTCGGCACGATGGAGCCGACGGGGATGAAATTTTTCGACCGGTCGGTCTTCATGACTATGGATGCGGCATATGCGATGGCTGAAGCCTCCGTGAAGAAATCTCAACAGCCTATCAATATAGAGCGGGACAAGATCTCGGCCGTGCTCGTTCAGGTGCAGGACGGTTTTTCGCCGGAGCGGGCCGCCATCAGAATCGAACACGATGTCCCCGGAGTCAAGGCGATAGCCTCGGATGAGGTTATCAGCACGGTAAGAAAGCAGCTGGGCGGCCTCCTCAAGGGAATCCTCTTGATAAGCGCGGTGCTGTGGGTCCTCGCCCTCCTCATGATGGCCTTCGCCTTCTCGATGATCGTGAACGAGAGACAGAGGGAATTCGGACTCCTCCGCGCCATGGGTGCGAAGAAGAAACATGTCTTTTTGCTCATCATTACAGAGGCGGTCACGGTCTCTGTGGCAGGCGGCGTTATCGGACTGCTCACCGGCTCCGCGATACTCCTTACCTTCAAAAACCTCATCCTCCACAGTCTGAAGTTGCCCTATCTGCTGCCCCCCCCAGCGGTGCTCGGCGAGCTGGTGTTTGCGGCGATCCTGTTTTCCCTTGTCACGGGACTCCTCGCATCGCTCCTGCCGGCTTCTTCTGCAAGCAGGATGGAGCCCTATGAGGCGATCAGGAAAGGAGAATAA
- a CDS encoding YncE family protein, with protein sequence MKKGFALVLILGLVVIGFLVVNSSPRQGIAATDVSSMESCYTGPNPTIDSKVNLSSKKITFDGTAYIAGHGGHLAVIDMRTMECPTDMEKGRIVLTEAGSEMEGKIAGMSFEEVKKSGGSHGQAIVTEKGKKVLVAGTLAGNVYKIDLATGKKEGPFKVGEKFCGSIVGPDGKVYFEDMADGHVYVWDSATLKTVDKMPVGKAVCGIQWTKNAEKAYITDMPTGVVYVYDWKTKKKIKEITSPEMTFIHQARMTPDGKYLWVSAPNEFDPGLKPGTHKSQAVIIDTAKDEIVKRIILPDDVRPHDFAFTKDGKYALISSRTYGDDSTLVVMDLRDASIVQKTSACACCHKKAGVEVKIDKGSPLLCGIEIDWMAKK encoded by the coding sequence ATGAAAAAAGGTTTTGCTTTGGTCTTGATACTCGGGTTGGTCGTGATCGGTTTTCTTGTGGTCAACAGCTCCCCCAGGCAGGGGATCGCTGCCACGGATGTGTCGTCGATGGAGAGTTGCTATACGGGTCCTAACCCGACCATAGATTCAAAGGTAAACTTGTCGAGCAAAAAGATCACCTTTGACGGCACCGCTTACATCGCCGGCCACGGTGGTCACCTGGCGGTTATCGACATGAGGACCATGGAGTGTCCTACCGATATGGAAAAAGGCAGAATCGTGCTTACTGAAGCTGGTTCTGAGATGGAGGGCAAGATCGCCGGCATGAGCTTCGAGGAGGTGAAGAAGTCTGGCGGTAGTCACGGTCAGGCGATTGTGACCGAGAAGGGTAAGAAGGTTCTTGTTGCGGGAACCCTTGCCGGTAACGTTTACAAGATCGACCTCGCTACAGGAAAGAAGGAAGGCCCCTTCAAGGTCGGCGAGAAGTTCTGCGGTTCCATCGTGGGTCCTGACGGCAAAGTCTATTTCGAAGATATGGCAGACGGCCATGTTTACGTTTGGGATTCAGCCACGCTGAAGACCGTCGACAAGATGCCCGTAGGAAAAGCCGTATGCGGCATCCAGTGGACCAAGAACGCGGAAAAGGCCTATATAACCGACATGCCGACGGGCGTTGTCTACGTCTATGACTGGAAGACAAAGAAGAAGATTAAGGAGATAACGAGCCCCGAGATGACCTTTATCCATCAGGCAAGAATGACCCCCGATGGGAAATACCTCTGGGTCAGCGCTCCGAATGAGTTCGATCCAGGACTGAAACCGGGGACGCACAAGAGCCAGGCCGTCATCATCGACACGGCAAAGGACGAGATTGTCAAAAGGATTATTCTGCCCGATGATGTGAGGCCCCATGATTTTGCATTCACGAAGGACGGCAAATATGCGCTCATCTCATCGAGAACCTACGGCGATGACAGCACGTTAGTTGTCATGGATCTGAGAGATGCCAGCATCGTTCAGAAGACGTCGGCATGCGCATGCTGCCATAAGAAAGCAGGCGTTGAAGTTAAGATTGACAAGGGTTCCCCGCTGCTTTGCGGCATAGAGATCGACTGGATGGCAAAGAAATAG
- a CDS encoding DUF4418 family protein, with product MFGAILFSLGLLVFATPRFILPVCEYHGFKTMNCSYTGISEMFMGGIIMASAAGIIFSTSGETLRWSAVTTLVAGVSVITLPGAIGYCHSSSMPCNYGTIPMLRLAGSAVILASLAGLVVSFGKHRRA from the coding sequence GTGTTCGGGGCGATACTCTTTTCCCTCGGGCTGCTCGTCTTCGCAACACCACGGTTTATTCTGCCGGTCTGCGAGTACCATGGGTTTAAGACGATGAACTGCAGCTATACCGGAATTTCTGAGATGTTTATGGGAGGGATTATCATGGCCTCGGCTGCAGGAATCATCTTTTCGACCTCCGGCGAGACCCTGAGGTGGTCGGCGGTCACGACCCTCGTGGCCGGTGTTTCCGTCATTACCCTGCCCGGCGCGATAGGCTACTGCCATAGCAGCAGCATGCCCTGCAACTACGGCACGATACCGATGCTGAGATTGGCGGGCTCTGCCGTCATTCTTGCCTCACTGGCAGGCCTGGTCGTCTCTTTCGGAAAACATCGGAGAGCGTAA
- a CDS encoding ABC transporter ATP-binding protein — protein sequence MVTIQNITKSYLIEGQRIKAVDNVSLTVGKGEFLSIIGHSGSGKTTLLSLIGGLTRPDSGMITVGERDIWTMEDNALSEFRNKKISFIYQFSSLIPTLTVLENILLPTAFGTRRDDVTGSALGLLEIVGLKEKKNAYPSQLSGGQQRRVAIARSFITSPELVLADEPTGDLDEETEAEMMSFFTMMNEKKDVTFILSTHNTDIAKQMKRQMKMSNGTMKEL from the coding sequence ATGGTAACGATTCAGAATATCACAAAGAGTTATCTCATAGAAGGACAGAGGATAAAGGCGGTTGATAACGTCAGCCTCACCGTCGGCAAGGGCGAGTTTCTCTCGATCATCGGCCACTCGGGCAGCGGCAAGACGACCCTGCTCAGTCTCATCGGAGGCTTGACAAGACCCGATTCGGGCATGATCACGGTCGGCGAAAGAGATATCTGGACCATGGAAGACAACGCGCTCTCCGAATTCAGGAATAAGAAGATCAGCTTCATCTACCAGTTTTCGAGTCTCATTCCGACCCTCACCGTTCTTGAAAATATCCTTCTCCCGACCGCTTTCGGAACGCGGAGAGACGACGTCACCGGCTCCGCTCTCGGTCTTCTCGAAATCGTCGGTCTCAAGGAGAAAAAGAACGCGTATCCGTCGCAGCTCTCCGGCGGCCAGCAGAGGCGTGTCGCGATCGCCCGCTCCTTCATCACAAGCCCCGAACTCGTGCTTGCCGATGAGCCGACAGGGGATCTCGATGAGGAGACCGAAGCCGAGATGATGAGCTTCTTCACCATGATGAATGAAAAGAAGGACGTAACCTTCATCCTGAGCACCCACAATACGGATATCGCGAAGCAGATGAAACGGCAGATGAAGATGAGTAACGGAACGATGAAAGAGCTGTAG
- a CDS encoding lipid-binding SYLF domain-containing protein, with translation MEKDWSFRNVKLLMLTAAIFLALGLTAVTAIPVGADDVADSKELVEKARLTFDKFVTAKDNDSFRDLLKKARGVFIAPQILKGAFVIGASGGSGVFVTYDEKTGTWGGPAFYTIGSASFGLQVGGQASEVILLAMTERGVTALLGSSVKLGGDVGIAMGPIGAGVSAATANLSADILSFARSKGLFAGISLDGAIVKVRDGLNEAYYGKKVDPTDILIKREVKNPEAEALIHEVSEAAEGKTEVQ, from the coding sequence ATGGAGAAGGATTGGTCATTCAGGAATGTCAAGCTTTTGATGCTTACGGCAGCAATCTTTCTGGCTTTGGGATTGACGGCTGTTACTGCGATCCCTGTTGGTGCCGATGATGTCGCGGACAGCAAAGAGCTCGTAGAGAAGGCCAGACTCACTTTCGATAAGTTTGTCACTGCGAAGGACAACGACTCCTTTCGCGACCTCCTCAAGAAGGCGAGGGGTGTTTTCATCGCCCCCCAGATCCTGAAGGGCGCTTTCGTCATCGGAGCCTCTGGAGGAAGCGGGGTCTTCGTGACTTACGATGAGAAGACCGGAACGTGGGGCGGGCCGGCGTTTTACACGATCGGTTCCGCGAGTTTCGGCCTTCAGGTCGGCGGTCAGGCCTCAGAGGTCATACTGCTTGCGATGACTGAGCGCGGAGTAACGGCCCTCCTCGGAAGCAGCGTTAAGCTGGGCGGTGACGTCGGAATCGCGATGGGGCCTATCGGTGCCGGCGTATCGGCTGCAACGGCAAACCTCAGCGCAGATATCCTCAGCTTCGCGCGCTCCAAGGGACTCTTTGCCGGGATCTCGCTCGATGGTGCGATCGTAAAGGTCAGGGACGGCTTGAACGAGGCCTACTACGGCAAGAAGGTCGATCCCACGGATATCCTCATCAAGAGAGAAGTGAAGAATCCCGAGGCCGAAGCGCTGATTCACGAGGTTTCCGAAGCGGCAGAGGGGAAGACAGAGGTACAGTGA
- a CDS encoding tetratricopeptide repeat protein, producing the protein MNGRKLLDRLSLTVFVALVFIIPLIGSCKKEEAVPARKDVQETNPYSNESVFAEVKKKLQENPQDVDLWYRLADLYDRNGQYAEAVDTYKKVVEMKPDMGYAYFKMGTAYDRLNRPADAVPAFEEAIRLMPTYAAAYNNLGIAYGKLGKISEEIRVLKKATELRPRYASAHYNLGIAYLKSGNKKAALREYESLKDTDSSIAEALQKEINAAP; encoded by the coding sequence ATGAACGGAAGAAAACTCTTAGACAGACTGAGCCTCACCGTCTTTGTTGCCCTGGTCTTTATCATCCCGCTTATCGGATCATGCAAGAAGGAGGAAGCGGTCCCGGCCAGGAAAGATGTTCAAGAGACGAATCCCTACTCAAACGAATCTGTTTTTGCCGAAGTAAAAAAGAAGCTGCAGGAGAATCCGCAGGACGTTGATTTATGGTATAGACTCGCGGATCTTTACGACCGCAACGGCCAGTATGCCGAGGCTGTCGACACCTACAAGAAGGTGGTCGAAATGAAGCCCGACATGGGATATGCGTATTTTAAGATGGGGACTGCCTATGACCGCCTCAACAGGCCTGCTGACGCGGTGCCGGCCTTTGAAGAGGCGATAAGACTTATGCCGACCTATGCGGCCGCATACAATAACCTGGGAATCGCTTACGGGAAACTGGGCAAGATAAGCGAAGAGATACGGGTGCTCAAGAAAGCCACGGAACTTCGGCCGAGGTACGCTTCAGCGCACTATAATCTCGGCATCGCCTATCTGAAGTCGGGAAATAAAAAAGCCGCCCTCCGCGAATATGAGTCGCTGAAGGACACGGACAGCAGCATAGCCGAAGCCTTGCAGAAGGAGATCAACGCGGCCCCCTGA
- a CDS encoding polysaccharide deacetylase family protein produces the protein MPCRDIQPVKTFLLSLVLLAFVLTPVSSTSGEKKAQGDIQIPILLYHRFGPVVADSMTVTTPVFESHLKYLRDNGYTVIPLRRLVDYYLGKGPAPLPRSVVIVADDGHRSVYSDMLPMIQKYRIPVTLFLYPSAISNASYAMTWDELREVKKTGLVEFGAHSYWHPNFKKEKKKLTPVEYDKFVRMQLGKGKEKIEKELDIRIDMLAWPFGIYDDELIRKATEAGYIAAFTIERRHTRSSDAIMTLPRYLMTDRDRGKAFEGILAGAPVAKKVTY, from the coding sequence ATGCCTTGTCGTGACATCCAGCCGGTGAAGACTTTCCTGCTGTCGCTCGTCCTGCTTGCATTCGTCCTGACACCTGTCTCGTCAACCAGCGGCGAGAAGAAGGCACAGGGCGACATACAGATACCCATCCTCCTCTATCATCGTTTCGGGCCTGTTGTCGCTGACAGCATGACGGTGACTACCCCCGTTTTCGAGTCCCACCTGAAATACCTCAGGGACAATGGCTATACCGTAATACCCCTGAGGCGGCTCGTTGATTACTATCTCGGGAAAGGACCGGCGCCTCTTCCCCGGTCGGTCGTGATTGTCGCTGACGACGGTCACAGATCGGTCTATTCGGACATGCTTCCGATGATACAAAAATATCGGATACCGGTGACGCTCTTCCTCTATCCGTCAGCCATATCGAATGCGTCGTATGCCATGACATGGGACGAACTTAGGGAAGTCAAGAAGACCGGGCTCGTGGAGTTCGGGGCTCACTCATATTGGCACCCCAACTTCAAGAAGGAAAAGAAGAAGTTGACTCCGGTCGAATATGACAAGTTTGTTCGGATGCAGTTGGGCAAGGGAAAGGAAAAGATAGAGAAGGAACTCGATATCAGGATTGATATGCTGGCATGGCCTTTCGGTATTTACGATGATGAGCTTATCCGAAAGGCGACAGAGGCCGGGTACATAGCCGCTTTTACGATAGAGCGTCGTCATACGCGAAGTTCCGATGCAATCATGACACTTCCCCGCTATCTTATGACAGATAGGGACAGGGGCAAGGCATTCGAGGGGATACTGGCGGGAGCGCCGGTAGCGAAGAAAGTGACGTATTAA
- a CDS encoding nitrous oxide reductase accessory protein NosL: protein MAFARIIVILSIVCSASYLYAGPVSVPDGAKCDECGMSLDRNSKFISVVTGKDEKKLFFCDIGDMLNHFRSKKEKIESVSVRDFTTGEWIDGKSAFYVTNKALKTPMAWGIGAFTKESDAKQWGTPVDFENAFGLIKK, encoded by the coding sequence ATGGCATTCGCAAGGATCATCGTAATCCTGAGTATCGTCTGTTCCGCTTCTTATTTGTATGCTGGACCCGTATCCGTGCCTGACGGCGCGAAATGCGATGAATGCGGGATGTCGCTTGACCGGAACTCCAAGTTCATAAGTGTCGTAACCGGAAAAGATGAGAAGAAATTATTCTTCTGTGATATCGGAGATATGCTTAACCATTTCAGGTCGAAGAAAGAGAAGATAGAATCCGTCTCCGTCCGAGACTTTACGACGGGTGAATGGATCGACGGGAAGAGTGCATTCTATGTCACGAACAAGGCCCTGAAGACACCGATGGCCTGGGGCATAGGGGCCTTCACCAAGGAGTCGGACGCAAAACAATGGGGAACTCCCGTTGATTTCGAAAATGCCTTCGGCCTCATAAAGAAATGA